The Salvia splendens isolate huo1 chromosome 20, SspV2, whole genome shotgun sequence nucleotide sequence AGAAGCTTACAAAGACTTGCGAAACGATTTGGTTGAGCATATATGGGCAAAATTCGGCAATTGGAATTGAATGTCTAGTTTTCATCTTATGTATGAGcaccaattatgtattttcaatttcatatttcaattattgtaatttatgttttttatttgtttatttttataatttttagtttgtcatttattacgtttttcctataaatttacaataataagtatttcatgtaataataatattattaaaaaattatataaaaataaatatataatagtgcGGTTGGGTGGTCATTAATAAACCATGAAAATATGAGTGGTTGGGTTGGATGAATATTGATGATGTGGAAGATGATGTAGAGGagatataaatgaaataaatattaaaaaagtgGCTGATTGGGTTGGCTGATAAACATAGTCTAACAAGATGGTGAGCGTCGCACCAATAGGTATAAATAACCAGCCAATTTTAAACCTCCATCAACTGCCAATACAATTACGTTGTTATATCTATTTTTGCAATAAATATATACGTGGAAATGATATCCTAGTACTATATTCGAGCATCATCCGTGATCAGTTTAATGTATATTTAACAtgtttttttatagtatttaatttattttaatctattgatatttttagttttatactcctccgtctctgaaaatttatcacttatttccatttttgtctatacctaaaaatttatcacctttcacttttaccatttttagtagtggacccctacttccactaactcattctcaatcacattatattataaaactaatatataaaagtaagactcacaTGCCACtaatttttcaactcactttctattacacttcttaaaacccgtaccaGATCAAATAGTGACGAATTttaagggacagagggagtattttttatataacTGATCGTCGCTATTGTGCATGCCCTTAGAATGTTTCGAatgaaaattaagaattttttgAACTGAATTTGACTCATGTATTTAAAGAAGTAActcatattattaaaaataatttttttagaattgtacagagaaagaataaatagagaggtaaagaaaaataattagaatATTTACCTCTTATCATAAAATTACATACTATAATAAAAAGAATATTTGAGAATGTGTTATACTTTCTTTCATTTCGAGAAATGTATCTTTAACCTTTCTTGGTACAAAAGGTAAAAcaagttagttatttttgtttgtttttttaatttaccaTTTTAAGAAGGTATAACTGCCTTTTTATGcgaaatatatatattcttaatttaccttttattcttggagatgctcttaagttttttttttttaatgtcgtttttgtttaaaaaaaacaacagcAGTTATAAAAAGGATTGATTTTCAACTGCCAAAAACAAAAAACTGTAAAAAATGGcatacttttatatttttataaaggtattttatttttagtgtaaCATCTGCTAATTTTTGGTTACCCTGAATTTTTGGTCATATCAACTTCGATTCCGCTGGAAACTTCTCAAAATCAGATGAAAAATTGATTAACAATCCTCGGGAGATATTTCTACTATTTTATAGTCTATTATTCATTTAACAAATGTTAATTTATAGAGTAAGGAACTCAACTGGAGTTGGGAAAACAGTGATGCATGCTGGCCAAAGCAGTAGAATAGTCAATGTTTAAGCCAAAAGTCTCAAGTTCAAATTATCATGTTCCTTAAATTAGATATTGCAATtaccaaagaaaaaaaatgagaagtGATGCTAATCTAGAAAAGTGAGATTTTAGCAGCCAGATGATGTAGAAGTGtttccaaaattttcaatatttagaGACAGTTTGATATGTTCGAATTAATATGACTTGGTAAGTGGGAATATGATCAGAGCAACTCTTTATACGTACATAATCAACATTCAACAAGCTGCATAAATATCCATTCATCATAGTACAAActacaaaacacaaaataagaaaaatacttGTAAACATCTCAAATCGTAGAGTGAAACATCATTTGTTGCAGTGACACGTAAAGGCCATTCATTCAGCGAAGGTGAGCATAGTGATGAGAGACTCGTACTTGGGGAACCGAGAGACAAGCTCAGTGCGGTTTGCCAGCTCGAAATCATCAAACTGGAATGCAGGCGCGCAGGTGCATCCCACTAGAGAAAAGTGTGCTTCCTGATCCCTTGTGGCTCGTTTAACAGCGCCATCAGATGAGATGTCGATATCCTGTGTAGGGAATGCGCCGAACCAGACATTTGGAGGCACCGTGTGCTGAACTACTTGATTGTCAGCAAGTGGATCGGGTCCAAGGCATGTAAATTTTACAGTCCCATCATTGTCATTGAGTTCTACCACCTGAGATGAAAATTggcaaaatgacaaaatgaacGGTAAAACCACAATTTTTCAGCTTACAAGATCGCATATCACACAAGGCAAGAATCATGTGACAAAAGAAAGGCAAATCAAATCAGTACTTCTCTCTATATCTTTTAGGATGCATTCTCTTTGGTTGCAAATTTATTTCGAGAAACGAGAAATAAGAAAAGATGGGATAATTGGTTCCCACCATTTTTATCCCATTCCCATCTTTTTGTATCCCTTGTTCTTCTCTAGGGAGAAAAAAACATGATAAAATGTGATATATTTCATGGAGTTAAATGGAGGGAAGACAAGCTGCCCAAAAAGAAAATCCTATCCTGCCCAGGGAAAATTATCCACAACTTACTGAACATGTGAAAAGATTGGGAAATAGTGTATACATTTGTTTTCCACCTTTTCCATCAAAGAAAATGTCCCTTAAGGAATTAGTAATCTGAATCCAATTAACTATAATGATAAAGATTATTTGAGCATTCAGATATCATATTAGAGGACGATGTAGACATACCGTTAGGGGTTCTCCCAGGTAAAAATGCCAGACTTCTGCGCAGGGAATGCGGTGGAGGTGAGAAACACTTCCAGAAGGCAATAGGAAGTATATGGATGTACTGACAGGTCGATCAACCTTGTCTGCAGGAAAATTAGAATCAAGACTAAGAAAAATCAGTGTTATTAATagcgtatggcggcttatggcggtcgGTCAAAAAACCGCCATAGGGATATGGCGGTCGGCATGGCGGTATTATGGCGTAAATGGCGGTcgataaattaacaaataaataaaatattatacatAACATAAGAtgcaaaaaaattagaatagtaataggaaaattagaaaattaaatggTGGAAGACAATAATTATGGAGACGCTTTCATCGAGTAGAATAGTTATAGGAAAAGAGAGAATTATACAGTGGAAATAATCCATGCATCGAGTAGAACAGTtataagaaaagagagagaattaaatAGTGGAATTAATACAAactgagcatccacaatagtggattAGTGCCCGCCCTAGCCACAGGCTAGCGGCTAGGGCGGGCGTCTAGTCCACTATTGCAATCGGCTAACGGTAAGGACGAGCGTGAAGCGGACGAGAGGTTGGGCATGGActaaccggctagccgatcgctGGCAGCCTATTTTGCGGCGAGCAATAGGCTAcccgatttatttatttatttttatttttttatttatactctatatttacaactcattccacttcattttttaatatttgataaacaccaataattaaaatgaattaaatcgtatttgtcaatttatttgttgggcTAGGGCATTGGCTAGGCTATTGTTAGCCTATTGCTAGGCTGTTACTTGGCTAGGCTGTAGGAAGGgcatgatgatgtggcaggaagagTTTTTGGCTACACTATGCTAGTCTgatgctattgtggatggtccaAGTAGTAGTACATAAAAATAGATGAGGAACTAGTACTACACCtgcattctacatgtattagaATTCTTGAGTTCTAGTATagtaaataataatgataatattccATCTACAAAGCCAAAAAATTAATGCAGTGGAGCAATGAATCAGTTGAGACAATGCTTTGTTATCATCAGAGGCTTGCAAGCTTGTCGTTTGAAAAATCATCCCATCACCAAATCTAAGAAGTGTGAATACAATTTTCAGGGCAATTGCCAACAAATTCTTAATATTGAGTAAGCAAATTGAAAACATTCTTTTGAATTTCAATATAAAAAGCACACTtatatatggaaatttgatTCACCCCAAAAAGTTTAGTTCCTTTGCTCCACCAAATATCTTCTGAGTATCACCTCGTCTATGACTCTGTATAGTGTATACAACTATATATTCAGTTGTGTACTTGTAGCCCCGACGTCTTTCCCTTTTACTCTCATTGTATCACCATAACAATTCCTACTCTTTAAGGGAAAAATACTGAATTGCTGTTGGCCACTTGGCCTTTCATAATATTAGGAAAATCATTCTATGAACATCAACAAACACTAAATTCAcccataaaaataacaaaaaagggaaattcaataaattataaaaacacaaacaaaaaggGAAATTCAATAAATTGCTGTTTGGGGGGTGAAATGAAAGTAACTCCAGTGCGTGGTGGATTAACAATCCATTGCCTTAATCCACTTGGCTGTACCTATATCTGACCCTCTACTAAAAACTAATATTACTGTTTCAATGGCAAACAGCTTAACCCCTGAAACTTTCTACAACCCCAGACGGAAAAGAATCAAATTCTAGGGCGATTTGAATTGAAAAAAGGAAAGGGAAGTTTGTCTTTAATTGCCAAAATTCTAATAATGCGTGAACATTGCAAAAAAACCCCATAAAAGTTTGTAGAGTTCCAACTTTTAGTTGCATATCACTGCTACAGTAGTACCATAACTTATGCATGGAAGACAAAACAATCATGGGCTAATAACATTTCGTACCTCTGGCTAGTTATTCTAGAGGGTTCATTTATTTAGTTAGGGGATTTTCATAAATTCCTCAAACCTTATTAGTTATTAGCAAAAAGTGTAAGTGGCTAGGAGAAGCCCATCAAGTGTGGGCCAATGGTTGCACGCAGAAACAAACCCATCTCTCTTGGCATATACGCACTTATTGTATAATGGATCTATAACTATTTCAAATGTACAAATTCATCCTGTTCATATGGTCATGGAAACCAGCTTGCTGATACCAAAAGACATCAAATATTATTTGAGGAGTACGACAGATGATTGTATGGCATAACATGGTTCACAAAAACCTTACACTGATTCAGTTATAATAATGACTTTTATAAGTGCAAAGTGCAAACTGTACAATTatagtatatattattattaactcAACATAAAATATTACATGTACTCCCATTTTTAACTTGAACGTTAACAAATTCTGCAAGATACAGTTATTCTTGCAGGTTTAACCAGCAGAGAGAGGAAGTAAAGGCAGATTGACTTTAGAACTTGTATGCAACACTAGTGTAAACATAATTTAGTGAGAATAGAATGGTTAAGAATATCAGCACTCCAAAATTATAAACTGAAGTAAGAAACAAGTTGCAGCCACTAAGATGGTTAAGAATACAAGGTTGGCCAAGAATTTCTCAAAATTTTATCTCTAGATGCCTAGATCAGTTGAAAGTGAATCAAGCGATCAAAGCTCTAATAGGTGAAAATAGACTAAATGATGCGAACAGCATTCAGCACGTGACACTGGTTTAGATGTACGAAACCATCTATAAAATTGGGAAAGGGGACTTGACTCAGAGATGAGCCAACATACTTCGATTTGTTTAAAAGACCTATGCCATGTTAAGTCCTaacttgagtttccaactgacAAGAGTGGTTGGAATTGGTTAATCTAATACGTATTCCTTATTAATACGGTGTTTCAGTATCTTGA carries:
- the LOC121782030 gene encoding uncharacterized protein LOC121782030 codes for the protein MGSTPPKSSQVVAKLNLKPHPEGGFYSETFRDTSVNLSKSHLPPQYKVDRPVSTSIYFLLPSGSVSHLHRIPCAEVWHFYLGEPLTVVELNDNDGTVKFTCLGPDPLADNQVVQHTVPPNVWFGAFPTQDIDISSDGAVKRATRDQEAHFSLVGCTCAPAFQFDDFELANRTELVSRFPKYESLITMLTFAE